The genomic interval CAGATACTCCTTACTGgcaaacaaaatggaattttcatATGCAGACCAAGGTTGAGGACTCAAACTCCCTCAATTTGACTTGCAAGTATGGGTTATTGGTGAGCAGAAGGCCCTTGTATCTGTTGTTTTTCATCActaaaatgacttaatttttaattgtacTGAGATTTATAacttaatttagaaattaaaacaatcttTCTCACTTGATAAAATAGAATGTTATTCTTCTAAGGCTGATCTGtgtacattatattaaaaaaagattcaccTAAAAAATTTGACATCACATCTCAGCATCTGACTTCTTACATTTATTATAACCCTCTGAAATTAACTTATCCATTtgataatgaatttaaaattttccaaccCAAAGATAATTTctggaaaaatgagagagagagagagagagagagacagagagagaaagacaagagggTGGATTATGgaacaacattaaaaacaaataaaaaaccctcATGTTTTCTAGATTATTATTTGGGAGAAAGGAACTATAGGCTTAAGTAACAAGGTGAGTCAATAATGTGGTAAGAAAATTGATGGTGAAGAAAATACCCATTAACTATGTTcaagaaatatgaagaatttcATCTACTATCTAGCCTCactcaaatattttcataagacTCTTCCTGTTGGACTTTACCATGCTTACAGTGgtttatgatatttatttatttttgcagggAACCAGAGCCACCAAACCAGTATCACTTGGGTCCCCACGGAAGTGGCTAACAATGTCACTGAGTTTATATTCCTAGGACTTTCCCAAGATCCTGGAATGCAACTGATGTTTTTTGCCTTATTCCTCCTCTTCTACACTGTGATCATGGTGGGAAATCTACTCATTCTGCTTACGGTCTTTTCTGATCGTCGGCTCCATACacccatgtatttctttctcagtAACCTGTCATTTGTGGACATTGCCTATTCCTCAGCCACAGCACCTAAGATGATTGCAGActttatttctgagaaaaagaCCATTTCCTACTGGGGCTGTGTAACTCAGATGTTTACCTTCCACTTTTTTGGTTGTGCTGAGATTTTTGTCTTGACCGTTATGGCTTTTGACCGCTATGCTGCCATTTGCCAACCTCTCCGTTATACTACCATCATGAGTGCCAATGTTTGTATTGTGCTGGCATCACTGTCCTGGTTGGGAGCCCTGggtcattcatttgttcagacCTTCCTGACCTTTCAGCTACCTTTCTGCAATAATCGGGTTATTGACCACTACTTTTGTGATGTCCACCCAGTCCTAAAACTTGCCTGTGCTGATACAACCCTGGTAAATATGTTGGTGATTGCCAACAGTGGTCTCATCTCTCTGGGGTGTTTCCTCATTCTTCTGGCCTCCTACACTGTTATTCTATTTAGTCTTCGCAAGCGGTCTTCAGAGAGCCGGCGCAAGGCTCTATCTACCTGTGGGTCTCATTTCACTGTAGTGACTTTCTTCTTTGTCCCTTGTATCTTTATTTATCTGCGTCCATCCACTACTTTCCCACTGGATAAGGCTGTGTCTGTGTTCTATACTACCATCACCCCAATGTTAAACCCACTCATCTACACTCTGAGGAATGAGGATGTAAAGAATGCCATGAAACGGATTTGGAGCCGCAAGGTCTCcttgaaggaaaaacagaaaggctAGCTTATCAGAATGGCAGAATTGGAAAATTAGCTGATACCTTAAATGGTCTGtaatttattaatgattttaaggAATAGGCTCTAAAATTCAACTATCTTGTAGCTTTCATTGAACAGGCAAAAATTtgagactattttctttttctgtctttaggtGGGTTAAACTTAGACTTTTCCATATTGTTAAGGTTtatcttttcttacttttattttttttcctattttttttcatttatttattttcagcataacagtatcattattttttcaccacacccagtgctccatgcaatctgtgccctctataatacccaccacctgcaaccccgacctctcacccccctgccacttcaaaccactcagattgtttttcagtgtccatagtctctcatgattcacctccccttccactttaccccaacccccttctctgtaactccccatgtcctccatgctttttgttatgttccacaaataagtgaaatcataggataattgactctctctgcttgacttatttcactcagcataatctcttccagtcccgtccatgttgctacaaaagtagggtattcatcctttctgatggaggcataatactccatagtgtatatggaccacatcttccttatccattcatctgttgaagggcatcttgtttctttccacagttcggcgaccgtggccattgctgctataaacattggggtacagatggcccttcttttaactacatctgtatcttcagggtaaatccCAAGGAGTGCAATtatagggtcatagggaagctctatttttaatttcttgaggaatctccacactgttctccaaagaggctgcaccaacttgcattcccaccaacagtgtaagagagttcccctttcttcacatcctctccaacacattttgtttcctgtcttgctaattttggccattctaactggtgtaaggtgatatctcaatgtagttttaatttgagtctccctgatggctagtgatgatgaacattttttcatgtgtctgatagtcatttgtatgtctttatcggagaagtgtctgtccatatcttctgcccattttttgatatgattgtctgttttgtgtgtgttgagtttgaggagttctttatagatcctggatatcaatcttttgtctgtactgtcatttgcaaatatcttctcccattccgtgagttgcctctttgtttttttgaatgtttcctttgctgtgcagaagcttttgattttgatgaagtctcaaaagttcatctttgcttttgtttccttttcctttggagacataccttgaaagaagttgctgtggccgatatcgAAGGGATTGCTGCCtaggttctcctctaggattctgatggattcctgtctcatgttgaggtcttttatccattttgagtttatctgtgtgtatggtgtaagagaatggtcgagttttattcttctacatatagctgtccagttttcccagcaccatttattgaagagactgtcttttttccactgtatattttttcctgttttgtcgaagattatttgaccatagagttgagggtccatatctgggctgtctactctgttccactggtctatgtgtctgtttttataccagtaccatgctgtcttggtaatcacagctttgtagtttggcttgaaatcaggtaacatgatgcccccagttttatttttgtttttcaacatttccttagcgatttggggtctcttctgattccatacaaattttaggattatttgccccagctctttgaagaataccggtggaattttgatcggaatggcattaaaagtatagattgctctacgcagtatagacattttaacaatgtttattcttccaatccaagagcatggaatggtcttccatctttttgtgtcttcttcaatttctttcatgagtgttctgtagttccttgagtacagatcctttccctctttggttaggtttattcccaggtatcttatggttcttggtgctatagtaaatggaatcgattctctaatttccctttctgtgttttcattgttagtgtataagaaagccactgatttctgtacattgacttttattctgccacattgctgaattgctgtatgagttctagtagtttgggggtggagtcttttgggttttccacataaagaatcatatcatctgcaaagagagagagtttgacttcttcattatcaatttggataccttttatttccctttgttgtctgattgctgttgctaggacttctaaaactatgttgaaaaagagtggtgagagtggtcatccttgtcttgttcctgatctcaatgggaaggctgcaagctttttcccattgaggatgatatttgctgtgggtctttcatagatagatttgatgaagttcaggaatgttccctctatccctatactttgaaacgttttaatcaggaacggatgctggattttgtcaaatgctttttctgcatcaattgagaggaccatgtggttcttctctcttctcttattaatttgttctatcaactgattgatttgtgaatgttgaaccatccttgtagcccagggatgaatcccacctggtcatggtggataatctttttaatgtgctgttggatcctgtttgctaggatcttgctgagaatcttagcacccatattcatcagtgatattggtctgaaattctcctttttggtggggtctttgcctggtttggggatcagggtaatgctggcttcatagaaagagtcaggaagtttcttctttgaaacagcttcaggagaataggtgttatttcttctttgaaagtttggtataattctccggggaatccatcaggtccttggctcttgttttttgggaggtttttgatcaccgcttcaatctcgttactagatattggtctattcaggttgtcaatttcttcttgatttaattttgggagtttacagttttccaggaatgcatccatttcatctaggttgcttagcttattggcatataactgttgataatatcttctgatgattgtttctacttccttggtgttcgttgtgatctctccctttgcattcataatttcatgtatttgagctttctctcttttcttttggattagtgtctccagtggtttattgatcttattgattctttcaaaaaaccagcttctagtttcattgatatgttctactacatctctggtttttacctcattgatctcagctctaatcttgatgatttcccttcttatgtgtggagttggtctgatttgttgttgattctccagttctttaaggtgtagagacagctgctgtgttctggatttttcaatttttttgagggaggcttggatagctatgtattttccccttaggactgcctttgctgtatcccataggtttgggaccaaagtgtcttcattgtcattggtttccatgaattgtttcagttcttccttgatctcctggttgatccaagcattcttaagcaaggtggtctttagcttccaggtgtttgagttccttctgaacttttccttgtgattgagctccagtttcaaagcattgtgatctgagaatgtgcagggaataatgtcagtctttttgtatcagttgagtcctgatttgtgacttatttgtggtctattctggagaaagtttcatgtgcacttgagaagaatgagtattctgttgttttagggtggaatattctgtatatatctatgaggtccatctgttccaatgtgtcattcaatgctcttgtttctttattgattttctgcttcgatgatctgtctatttctgagagaagtgtgttaagatctcctatgattagtgtattcatatcagtatgactctttatcttgattaacagttttcttatgtaattggctgctcccatattgggggcatagatatttacaattgttagatcatcttggtgggtagtccctttaagaatgatgtagtgtcattctggatctctgactacagtctttcatttaaaatataatttgtctgatatgaaaattgctaccccagcctttttttgaggcccattggcatgaaagatgcttctccatcccttcactttcagtctgggtgtatctttaggttcaaaatgggtctcttgtagacaacatatggatgggtcctgttgttttatccagtctgcaaccctgtgccattttatgggcgcatttaagccattcacattgagggtgattattgatagatacgtttttattgacattgtgttacc from Mustela erminea isolate mMusErm1 chromosome 5, mMusErm1.Pri, whole genome shotgun sequence carries:
- the LOC116590097 gene encoding olfactory receptor 4S2-like, translating into MLWDQTQEDTQRNQSHQTSITWVPTEVANNVTEFIFLGLSQDPGMQLMFFALFLLFYTVIMVGNLLILLTVFSDRRLHTPMYFFLSNLSFVDIAYSSATAPKMIADFISEKKTISYWGCVTQMFTFHFFGCAEIFVLTVMAFDRYAAICQPLRYTTIMSANVCIVLASLSWLGALGHSFVQTFLTFQLPFCNNRVIDHYFCDVHPVLKLACADTTLVNMLVIANSGLISLGCFLILLASYTVILFSLRKRSSESRRKALSTCGSHFTVVTFFFVPCIFIYLRPSTTFPLDKAVSVFYTTITPMLNPLIYTLRNEDVKNAMKRIWSRKVSLKEKQKG